A stretch of the Actinoalloteichus fjordicus genome encodes the following:
- a CDS encoding nitroreductase family protein: protein MSESSTPPIGNSDRRGESSVELHPLIADRWSPRNLDPTAGLELEQLRPLFEAARWAPSWGNSQPARYLVGIRGSETFDRIADSLSRGNKAWAPAASALVIGIAVVLDEEGHPLPYSEYGLGLATQNLVLQAVAEGMIAHQMAGFDAEAIAEAFGLPDSVEPRVAIALGRVAPPETGPIDLRERDAKPRRRRSLDELVSGEAWGTPAF, encoded by the coding sequence GTGAGCGAGTCGAGCACACCGCCGATCGGGAACTCCGATCGCCGAGGGGAGAGCAGCGTGGAACTGCACCCGCTCATCGCCGACCGGTGGAGCCCGCGCAACCTCGATCCGACGGCCGGGTTGGAGCTGGAGCAGCTGCGGCCGCTGTTCGAGGCCGCGCGTTGGGCACCGTCCTGGGGTAACAGTCAGCCTGCTCGCTACCTCGTCGGGATTCGCGGCAGCGAGACCTTCGACCGGATCGCCGACTCGCTCTCCAGGGGGAACAAGGCCTGGGCGCCTGCCGCCTCGGCGCTGGTGATCGGCATCGCCGTCGTGCTCGACGAGGAAGGCCACCCGCTCCCCTACTCCGAGTACGGCCTGGGGCTCGCCACCCAGAACCTCGTGCTGCAGGCGGTGGCGGAGGGCATGATCGCGCACCAGATGGCCGGATTCGACGCGGAGGCCATCGCCGAGGCCTTCGGGCTGCCCGACAGCGTCGAGCCCAGGGTGGCCATCGCGCTGGGCCGCGTGGCGCCCCCGGAGACCGGCCCGATCGACCTGCGGGAACGCGATGCGAAGCCCCGTCGACGCCGCTCGCTGGACGAACTCGTCTCCGGCGAGGCCTGGGGCACACCCGCGTTCTGA
- a CDS encoding glycosyltransferase family 39 protein gives MSATSTAEDARSDPTRSPGSEQGRPSIAERLSGWATAHPRPARFAMLAAPAVVYLALRQLGLIVLGWAADRHGVSPIDARTAWDGQWYLSIATRGYSDVSPELYDAFGRRTEDTSTAFFPGYPALIRLLDAMPGSQPVPTALLVSLLSGVACAYALMRLAASVSDSRRVGLILIALFTCTPLSIALSMAYSEALFCALAAWALVGVVERRWLLAGLCCAATGLVRPTAAALILAVGLAALVAVLHRRDGWRPWAAGLLAPLGMLGYLGWVALRTGSPTGWFDVQQEGWDSRFDGGAATLRFTTEVLASGRSVLEIGTIALLIAGIVSTVVAVRMRLPWPLVVYGAGVLVMDIGSNGLMNSKARLLLPAFTLLIPVAIGLGRRRPGTALTVVAAAALAGSWFGAYALVAWPYAI, from the coding sequence TTGTCCGCCACGTCGACGGCCGAAGACGCACGCTCGGACCCCACCCGCAGTCCGGGGTCTGAGCAGGGCAGACCGTCGATCGCCGAGCGGCTGTCCGGCTGGGCGACGGCGCATCCCCGACCGGCCCGGTTCGCGATGCTCGCGGCGCCCGCTGTGGTCTACCTCGCACTTCGCCAGCTGGGCCTGATCGTGCTCGGCTGGGCGGCTGATCGACACGGAGTGTCACCGATCGACGCGCGGACCGCGTGGGACGGTCAGTGGTACCTGAGCATCGCGACTCGCGGGTACTCCGACGTGTCGCCGGAGCTGTACGACGCCTTCGGCAGGCGCACCGAGGACACCTCGACGGCGTTCTTCCCCGGCTATCCGGCCCTGATCCGACTGCTGGACGCCATGCCGGGCAGCCAGCCCGTCCCCACGGCGCTGCTTGTCAGTCTGCTGAGCGGCGTGGCCTGCGCCTATGCCCTGATGCGGCTGGCCGCCTCGGTGTCGGACTCGCGCCGCGTCGGACTGATCCTGATCGCGCTCTTCACCTGCACGCCGTTGTCGATCGCGCTGTCGATGGCCTACTCGGAGGCGTTGTTCTGCGCGCTGGCGGCCTGGGCGCTCGTCGGGGTCGTCGAGCGACGCTGGCTGCTGGCCGGCCTGTGCTGCGCTGCGACGGGGCTGGTCCGGCCCACGGCCGCCGCCCTGATCCTGGCCGTCGGTCTCGCCGCTCTCGTCGCCGTGCTGCATCGCCGAGACGGCTGGCGGCCCTGGGCCGCCGGGCTGCTGGCGCCCCTGGGGATGCTCGGCTATCTCGGCTGGGTCGCGTTGCGCACCGGCTCCCCGACCGGCTGGTTCGACGTGCAGCAGGAGGGCTGGGACTCCCGATTCGACGGCGGCGCGGCAACCCTGCGCTTCACCACCGAGGTGCTCGCGAGCGGCCGGTCCGTGCTGGAGATCGGCACGATCGCCCTGCTGATCGCGGGGATCGTCTCCACCGTGGTCGCGGTGCGGATGCGGCTGCCATGGCCGCTGGTGGTCTACGGCGCGGGCGTACTCGTCATGGACATCGGCTCCAACGGCCTGATGAACTCCAAGGCGCGGCTGCTGCTGCCCGCCTTCACCCTGCTGATCCCCGTCGCCATCGGCCTCGGTCGACGACGACCCGGCACCGCGTTGACAGTCGTCGCCGCTGCGGCGCTGGCGGGCTCCTGGTTCGGTGCCTACGCACTCGTCGCCTGGCCGTACGCGATCTGA
- a CDS encoding aspartate kinase has product MALVVQKYGGSSVQSADRIKRVAERIVETRNAGNDVVVVCSAMGDTTDEMLELAKQVSPNPPEREMDMLLTAGERISNALVAMAIHALGAEARSFSGSQAGVITTPVHQKARIIDVTPGRVQQALGEGAIVLVAGFQGVAQDTKDITTLGRGGSDTTAVALAAALNADVCEIYTDVDGVFSADPRIVSDAKHLQTITYEEMLEMAACGAKVLMLRCVEYARRYGVPVHVRSSYSNKPGTVVSGSVEDLTVEQAMITGVAHDRSEGKVTVVGVPDTPGVAGRIFRVVADAEIDIDMVLQNVSGSSSGRTDITFTLSRDNGPTAVAALERLQAEVGFEQVRYDDRVGKVSLVGAGMRSHPGVTATFCEALANAGVNIEIINTSEIRISVLIRDDDLDVAVRAIHEAFKLGTDEEAVVYAGSGR; this is encoded by the coding sequence GTGGCGCTCGTCGTCCAGAAATACGGCGGATCCTCTGTGCAGAGCGCCGACCGGATCAAACGGGTGGCCGAGCGCATCGTCGAGACCCGCAACGCGGGCAACGATGTGGTCGTCGTGTGTTCGGCCATGGGCGACACCACGGACGAGATGCTCGAACTCGCCAAGCAGGTGTCCCCGAATCCGCCGGAACGCGAGATGGACATGCTGCTCACCGCCGGTGAGCGGATCTCCAACGCACTGGTCGCGATGGCCATCCACGCGCTCGGCGCGGAGGCCAGGTCGTTCTCGGGTTCCCAGGCAGGCGTGATCACCACCCCGGTGCATCAGAAGGCCAGGATCATCGACGTCACCCCCGGCCGGGTCCAGCAGGCCCTCGGCGAGGGGGCGATCGTCCTGGTCGCCGGGTTCCAGGGCGTCGCGCAGGACACCAAGGACATCACCACCCTCGGCAGAGGCGGCTCCGACACCACGGCCGTCGCGCTCGCCGCGGCGCTGAACGCCGACGTCTGTGAGATCTACACCGACGTCGACGGCGTGTTCAGCGCCGATCCTCGGATCGTGTCCGACGCCAAACACCTTCAGACCATCACCTACGAGGAGATGCTGGAGATGGCGGCCTGCGGCGCGAAGGTGCTGATGCTTCGCTGTGTCGAGTACGCCCGCCGATACGGCGTACCGGTGCACGTCCGTTCGTCGTACAGCAACAAGCCCGGCACCGTGGTGTCCGGCTCAGTGGAGGATCTGACCGTGGAACAGGCGATGATCACCGGCGTCGCGCACGACCGCTCCGAGGGCAAGGTCACCGTGGTCGGCGTGCCCGACACGCCGGGTGTGGCAGGCCGGATCTTCCGGGTCGTGGCGGACGCCGAGATCGACATCGACATGGTGCTGCAGAACGTCTCCGGCAGCTCTTCCGGGCGAACCGACATCACTTTCACCCTGTCGAGGGACAACGGCCCGACGGCGGTCGCCGCGTTGGAACGGCTTCAGGCCGAGGTCGGCTTCGAGCAGGTCCGCTATGACGACCGGGTCGGCAAGGTGTCGCTGGTCGGCGCGGGAATGCGCTCGCATCCCGGGGTCACCGCGACGTTCTGCGAGGCGCTGGCGAACGCGGGTGTGAACATCGAGATCATCAACACCTCGGAGATCCGCATCTCGGTGTTGATCAGGGACGACGATCTGGACGTCGCGGTCAGGGCGATCCATGAGGCCTTCAAGCTCGGCACTGACGAGGAAGCCGTCGTGTACGCGGGTTCGGGTCGGTGA
- a CDS encoding aspartate-semialdehyde dehydrogenase, with protein sequence MTQTTDGDTGRPTLAIVGATGAVGSVMIDILDSRESVPWGEIRLIASARSAGKKITVRGRELTVLALAPEVFDGVDVACFDVPDEVSAEWAPVAASRGAVAVDNSGAFRMDPEVPLVVPEVNADDVARRPKGVIANPNCTTLSMMAAMGALHREFGLRELVVASYQAVSGAGQAGVDRLYAELAAVAGKDVGVRAGDVREALTAAGLVQADSPFPAPLALNVVPWAGSLKDDGWASEEIKVRNESRKILGIPDLKVSATCVRVPVVTTHSVAVHAVFERPVTVAQAREVFDAQPTVVLMDDPANGVYPTPADVVGGDPTYVGRIRQSLDFPNALDFFVCGDNLRKGAALNTYEIAEQVVAD encoded by the coding sequence GTGACACAGACGACTGACGGCGACACGGGGCGGCCGACGCTGGCCATCGTCGGCGCGACCGGCGCCGTCGGCTCGGTGATGATCGACATCCTGGACAGTCGCGAGTCGGTGCCGTGGGGTGAGATCCGGCTGATCGCCTCGGCGCGTTCGGCAGGCAAGAAGATCACGGTGCGCGGGCGCGAGCTGACGGTGCTGGCGCTGGCCCCCGAGGTCTTCGACGGGGTCGACGTCGCCTGCTTCGACGTGCCGGACGAGGTCTCGGCCGAGTGGGCGCCCGTGGCGGCCTCCCGTGGCGCGGTGGCGGTGGACAACTCCGGCGCCTTCCGCATGGACCCGGAGGTGCCGCTGGTGGTGCCGGAGGTCAACGCGGACGACGTCGCCAGGCGGCCCAAGGGCGTCATCGCCAATCCCAACTGCACCACGTTGTCGATGATGGCCGCGATGGGCGCCCTGCACCGGGAGTTCGGACTCCGCGAGCTGGTCGTGGCGTCGTACCAGGCCGTCTCGGGTGCAGGCCAGGCAGGCGTCGACCGGCTGTACGCGGAGCTCGCCGCCGTGGCGGGCAAGGACGTCGGCGTCCGCGCCGGGGACGTCCGGGAGGCACTGACGGCCGCAGGCCTGGTCCAGGCCGACTCGCCGTTCCCGGCGCCGTTGGCGCTCAACGTCGTGCCGTGGGCGGGCTCGCTCAAGGACGACGGCTGGGCGTCGGAGGAGATCAAGGTCCGCAACGAGTCGCGCAAGATCCTGGGCATTCCGGATCTGAAGGTCTCGGCGACCTGTGTCCGGGTGCCGGTGGTGACCACCCACTCGGTCGCGGTGCACGCCGTGTTCGAGCGTCCGGTGACGGTGGCCCAGGCCCGCGAGGTCTTCGACGCGCAGCCGACGGTGGTGTTGATGGACGACCCGGCGAACGGCGTCTACCCGACGCCTGCCGACGTCGTCGGCGGCGATCCCACCTACGTGGGGCGCATCCGGCAGTCGCTGGACTTCCCGAACGCGCTCGACTTCTTCGTCTGCGGCGACAACCTCCGCAAGGGTGCCGCCCTCAACACCTACGAGATCGCCGAGCAGGTGGTGGCGGACTGA
- a CDS encoding Fur family transcriptional regulator — protein sequence MAPTTAPRQGRNAAPDPRDALRGVGLRVTAPRLAVLEWLARHPHSTAEQVATAARSRLGVVSTQAVYDVLHACTAHGLLRRIEPAGHPARFETRTGDNHHHLVCRQCGRTADVDCVHGDSPCLEPSDTAGFVVDEAEVVFWGLCAPCSAG from the coding sequence ATGGCTCCCACCACGGCACCCAGGCAGGGCCGCAACGCGGCTCCCGACCCGCGCGACGCACTGCGCGGCGTCGGTCTGCGGGTGACGGCTCCTCGGCTGGCGGTGCTCGAATGGCTGGCCCGGCATCCGCATTCGACCGCAGAGCAGGTCGCCACCGCTGCGCGATCTCGGCTCGGTGTGGTCTCCACCCAGGCTGTGTACGACGTGTTGCACGCCTGCACCGCTCACGGTCTGCTCCGGCGGATCGAGCCTGCGGGACACCCGGCCCGCTTCGAGACCCGCACGGGCGATAATCATCATCATCTGGTCTGCAGGCAGTGCGGACGCACTGCCGATGTCGACTGCGTACATGGTGACTCGCCATGCCTGGAGCCCTCGGACACGGCGGGTTTCGTCGTCGACGAGGCGGAAGTCGTCTTCTGGGGCCTGTGTGCCCCCTGCTCGGCCGGTTGA
- a CDS encoding catalase — MTDARFTTNNVGIPVASDDHSLTAGPNGPILLQDHYLIEKNAQFNRERVPERVVHAKGGGAFGFLEITEDVSQYTKAALFQPGVKTEALTRFSTVAGELGSPDTWRDPRGFAIKFYTSEGNYDLVGNNTPVFFIRDPIKFPDFIRSQKRRADNGRRDLDQQWDFWTLQPESAHQVTWLMGDRGIPKTWRHQNGYGSHTYLWENAGGEKFWVKYHFKTDQGIDFLTSSEAATLAGENADHHIADLWDAIVAGDHPSWTLHVQVMPYEDAADYRFNPFDLTKVWPHGDYPLIKVGRLVLDRNPENYFAQIEQGAFEPTNLVPGIGPSPDKMLLGRMFSYPDAHRYRIGPNYAQLPVNQAKSPVNSYAKDGAMRYSNPSDPVYAPNSYGGPHADAQKAGETSAAFGVTDEIVRSAYRLHAEDDDFGQAGTMVRSVLDDDQRARLVANVQGHLSNGVSKPVLDRALQYWRNVDKGLGDKIAAAFDGS; from the coding sequence GTGACCGACGCACGCTTCACCACGAACAACGTGGGCATCCCGGTGGCGAGTGATGATCACTCGCTGACCGCGGGCCCGAACGGCCCGATCCTGCTGCAGGATCACTACCTGATCGAGAAGAACGCCCAGTTCAACCGCGAGCGCGTGCCGGAGCGGGTCGTGCACGCCAAGGGCGGCGGCGCCTTCGGGTTCCTGGAGATCACCGAGGACGTCAGCCAGTACACCAAGGCCGCGCTCTTCCAGCCCGGCGTCAAGACCGAGGCCCTGACCAGGTTCTCGACCGTCGCCGGTGAGCTGGGCTCCCCGGACACCTGGCGTGACCCGCGCGGCTTCGCGATCAAGTTCTACACCAGCGAGGGCAACTACGACCTGGTCGGCAACAACACGCCGGTCTTCTTCATCCGGGACCCCATCAAGTTCCCCGACTTCATTCGCTCGCAGAAGCGGCGGGCCGACAACGGTCGTCGGGATCTCGACCAGCAGTGGGACTTCTGGACCCTGCAGCCGGAGTCCGCGCACCAGGTGACCTGGCTGATGGGCGACCGGGGCATCCCCAAGACCTGGCGGCACCAGAACGGCTACGGCTCGCACACCTACCTGTGGGAGAACGCGGGCGGCGAGAAGTTCTGGGTCAAGTACCACTTCAAGACCGACCAGGGCATCGACTTCCTCACCTCCTCCGAGGCGGCCACGCTCGCGGGTGAGAACGCCGATCACCACATCGCCGACCTCTGGGACGCCATCGTCGCGGGCGATCACCCGAGCTGGACGCTGCACGTCCAGGTGATGCCGTACGAGGACGCCGCGGACTACCGGTTCAACCCCTTCGACCTGACCAAGGTGTGGCCGCACGGCGACTACCCGCTGATCAAGGTCGGTCGCCTCGTGCTGGACCGCAACCCGGAGAACTACTTCGCGCAGATCGAGCAGGGCGCGTTCGAGCCGACCAACCTGGTGCCGGGCATCGGACCGTCGCCGGACAAGATGCTGCTCGGCCGGATGTTCTCCTACCCGGACGCGCACCGCTACCGGATCGGGCCGAACTACGCCCAGCTGCCGGTAAACCAGGCCAAGTCCCCGGTGAACTCGTACGCCAAGGACGGCGCGATGCGCTACTCCAACCCGAGCGACCCGGTGTACGCGCCGAACTCCTACGGCGGACCGCACGCTGACGCGCAGAAGGCGGGCGAGACCAGCGCGGCGTTCGGCGTGACCGACGAGATCGTCCGGTCGGCCTACCGGCTGCACGCCGAGGACGACGACTTCGGTCAGGCAGGCACCATGGTCCGGTCCGTGCTCGACGACGACCAGCGGGCTCGCCTGGTGGCCAATGTCCAGGGCCACCTGAGCAACGGCGTCTCGAAGCCGGTGCTGGATCGGGCGCTGCAGTACTGGCGGAACGTCGACAAGGGGCTGGGCGACAAGATCGCCGCCGCCTTCGACGGAAGCTGA
- a CDS encoding NADPH-dependent FMN reductase has translation MTIRVVGIGGSIRSDSQSERTLSAVLAGARQAGAETTTLAGADLVLPFYDPSVTDRTDSARRLVDVLRNADGVILVSPGYHGTVSGLVKNALDYVEDLRGDARPYLDGRAVGCVGTAQGWQAAVSTLTALRSIVHALRGWPTPLGAALHAGEVRFDEDGGCTDAKTAGTLHTIGEQVVDFARRRHG, from the coding sequence GTGACCATCCGGGTGGTGGGCATCGGCGGATCCATTCGCTCGGATTCGCAGTCGGAGCGCACCCTGAGCGCGGTCCTCGCGGGCGCCCGGCAGGCAGGCGCGGAGACGACCACCCTCGCCGGAGCCGACCTGGTGCTGCCCTTCTACGACCCCTCGGTGACCGACCGCACGGACAGCGCCCGACGGCTGGTGGACGTCCTGCGCAATGCGGACGGCGTGATCCTCGTGTCGCCGGGGTACCACGGCACGGTGTCGGGGCTGGTGAAGAACGCCCTCGACTACGTCGAGGACCTGCGTGGCGACGCACGACCGTATCTCGACGGCCGCGCCGTCGGCTGCGTCGGCACCGCACAGGGCTGGCAGGCGGCGGTCAGCACGCTGACGGCGCTGCGGTCGATCGTGCACGCGCTGCGCGGCTGGCCGACTCCGCTCGGCGCCGCCCTGCACGCGGGCGAGGTGCGGTTCGACGAGGACGGCGGCTGCACGGACGCCAAGACGGCGGGCACCCTGCACACCATCGGCGAACAGGTCGTCGACTTCGCCCGACGGCGCCACGGCTGA
- a CDS encoding organic hydroperoxide resistance protein, translated as MTPLYIAEAVSIGQGRDGEVRSSDGVIDERLASPTELGGPGGAATNPEQLFAAGYSACFHSALRAMAAKSGTPLRASEVTARVGIGKDEADGGFQLSVTLEAKLPELSQAQADEVVEAAHKLCPYSKATRGNIDVTVSAVA; from the coding sequence ATGACCCCGCTGTACATCGCAGAAGCCGTGTCCATCGGACAGGGCAGGGACGGCGAGGTTCGGTCCTCGGACGGTGTGATCGACGAACGACTGGCCAGTCCGACCGAGCTGGGCGGCCCCGGCGGCGCCGCGACCAATCCGGAGCAGCTCTTCGCCGCGGGCTACTCCGCCTGTTTTCACAGCGCTCTGCGTGCGATGGCGGCCAAGTCCGGCACGCCGCTGCGAGCCAGCGAGGTGACGGCACGGGTGGGCATCGGCAAGGACGAAGCCGATGGTGGCTTCCAACTGTCCGTCACGCTGGAGGCGAAGCTGCCCGAACTCAGTCAGGCCCAGGCTGACGAGGTCGTCGAGGCCGCGCACAAGCTCTGCCCCTACTCGAAGGCAACGCGGGGCAACATCGACGTCACGGTGTCCGCCGTCGCCTGA
- a CDS encoding Dps family protein, with the protein MTKNSITSPLTSPLGDGERDVTCHALQATLLELIDLHLLAKQLHWNVVGANFRSAHLQLDKLVSVARDFADDVAERMSALAVSPDGRAATVAQGSGLRHVHAGWRSVEQVVGDVVEALSEIVHRLRARIDETEKTDQVTQDLLIQITAKLEKARWMWQTQQQK; encoded by the coding sequence ATGACCAAGAACTCGATCACCAGCCCGTTGACCAGCCCGCTCGGTGACGGTGAGCGTGACGTGACATGTCATGCCCTCCAGGCCACCCTGCTCGAGCTGATCGACCTGCATCTGCTGGCCAAGCAACTGCATTGGAACGTCGTGGGAGCGAACTTCCGCTCCGCGCATCTCCAGCTCGACAAACTCGTCTCGGTCGCGCGGGACTTCGCCGACGACGTCGCGGAGCGGATGTCGGCCCTGGCCGTGTCGCCGGACGGCCGGGCCGCCACGGTGGCCCAGGGCAGCGGGCTCCGCCATGTGCATGCGGGCTGGCGCAGCGTGGAACAGGTGGTCGGCGATGTCGTCGAGGCGCTCAGCGAGATCGTGCATCGCCTGCGCGCCCGCATCGACGAGACGGAGAAGACGGACCAGGTGACCCAGGATCTGCTCATTCAGATCACCGCGAAGCTGGAGAAGGCCCGGTGGATGTGGCAGACGCAGCAGCAGAAGTAG
- a CDS encoding carbohydrate-binding protein: MRTRVRSLIASAAGVLLLPLVGGGPAVADQPTMPGVTQACEAPAWNAGTVYVAGDLASHAGSEWRAKWWTQGETPGTTGEWGVWENLGPCGDPGDPGDPGDPADPGAIAVAPYLYYGWGNPPSAVEVMNATGVEWFTMAFILSSGSCTPSWDGQRPLTGGIDEQRINEIRAAGGDVIPSIGGWSGNKLGESCQDATSLAAAYQQVIDAFDLQAIDLDIENTEFYGDATQQRNIDALAIIARDNPDLLIYITMGTAVSGPDANGLRLIQKGAAAGLDVDGWTIMPFNFNGGTEMGQDSIRAAEGLQNAVRAAYGYSETEAYQRIGISSMNGTTDQGEIVTQRHFREMLGYAQEHGLARLTFWSVNRDRPCTGGDASACSGVPQQPWEFTGILAEYLD; the protein is encoded by the coding sequence ATGCGTACTCGGGTCCGAAGTCTCATCGCCTCGGCAGCGGGGGTCCTGCTCCTCCCCCTGGTCGGAGGCGGGCCTGCCGTGGCCGATCAGCCGACCATGCCCGGTGTCACGCAGGCCTGCGAGGCCCCCGCCTGGAACGCTGGCACGGTCTACGTGGCAGGCGACCTCGCCTCGCACGCCGGTTCGGAGTGGCGCGCCAAGTGGTGGACGCAGGGCGAGACGCCGGGAACCACGGGCGAGTGGGGCGTCTGGGAGAACCTCGGTCCCTGCGGAGATCCGGGCGACCCGGGCGACCCGGGCGATCCCGCCGATCCGGGGGCCATCGCGGTCGCGCCCTACCTCTACTACGGCTGGGGAAACCCGCCGAGCGCCGTCGAGGTGATGAACGCGACCGGCGTCGAATGGTTCACGATGGCCTTCATCCTGTCCTCGGGCAGCTGCACCCCGTCCTGGGACGGTCAGCGGCCGCTCACCGGCGGCATCGATGAACAGCGCATCAACGAGATCCGGGCGGCGGGCGGCGACGTCATCCCGTCCATCGGCGGGTGGAGCGGGAACAAGCTCGGCGAGTCCTGTCAGGACGCGACCTCGCTGGCCGCCGCCTATCAGCAGGTCATCGACGCCTTCGATCTTCAGGCGATCGATCTCGACATCGAGAACACCGAGTTCTACGGCGATGCGACGCAGCAGCGCAACATCGACGCACTGGCCATCATCGCCAGGGACAACCCGGATCTGCTGATCTACATCACCATGGGCACCGCCGTCTCCGGTCCGGACGCCAACGGCCTCCGGCTGATCCAGAAGGGCGCGGCGGCCGGGCTGGACGTCGACGGCTGGACGATCATGCCGTTCAACTTCAACGGCGGCACGGAGATGGGCCAGGACTCGATTCGCGCGGCCGAGGGCCTGCAGAACGCCGTCCGCGCCGCTTACGGATACTCCGAGACCGAGGCTTACCAGCGCATCGGCATCTCCTCGATGAACGGCACGACCGATCAGGGCGAGATCGTCACCCAACGACATTTCCGCGAGATGCTCGGCTACGCGCAGGAGCACGGACTGGCCCGGCTCACCTTCTGGTCGGTCAACCGCGACCGGCCCTGCACGGGTGGCGACGCCTCGGCATGCAGCGGAGTCCCGCAGCAGCCCTGGGAGTTCACCGGCATCCTCGCCGAATATCTCGACTGA
- a CDS encoding S9 family peptidase, with product MSTHPHAEIPEQLFADPEAEARWRARFTSARNSTPDWARLAPDRNLYVSNVSGVWEVYAWDRATDTHRQVTDRPNGTIHATLSPDGETIWWFADTDGDEFGQWMVEPFSGRAPAEEAQQALPGVHDGYPAGLEIGTDVVASATATDDGTTIWVSRGVQGDRGSAAVVYQSEHDAGAAALSYDETLLAISHSEHGDSRHPALRVLRLGDGSEAGDSTVLAEKWDGEGKGLDAIVFSPISGDQRLLVSHERRGRPELLIWDLDTDTESELRLDLPGELSADWYPDGRSLLISHQYRARGELYRYDIADATLTRLNTRPGTVGSAAVRPDGTVEYGWSSSHSPSVVRALFTDGTDQVVLTPPGEPAPPSVALTDAFVPGPGGEIHALVTRPADAPDGPLPTLFSLHGGPHAEDEDRFSANRALWVDAGFAVVHVNYRGSTGYGSEWRDAIEGRPGLTELEDVAAVHDWAVRTGLADPEKCVVEGGSWGGYLTLLALGTQPERWAAGVSAVPVADYLAAYEDEMEPLRAFDRALFGGSPTEVPDRYQECSPLTYVDAVRAPVLVLAGENDPRCPIRQIDNYLDRLAQRGVPYEVYRFDAGHGSLVVAESLRQWVAEVHFARRALGLASPVA from the coding sequence GTGAGCACCCATCCCCACGCCGAGATCCCCGAACAGCTCTTCGCCGACCCCGAGGCCGAGGCCCGATGGCGGGCCAGATTCACCTCGGCACGCAACTCGACACCGGACTGGGCCAGGCTGGCGCCCGACCGGAACCTGTACGTCTCCAACGTCAGTGGTGTCTGGGAGGTCTATGCCTGGGACCGAGCCACGGACACCCATCGCCAGGTGACCGACCGTCCCAACGGCACGATCCACGCCACGCTGAGTCCCGACGGCGAGACGATCTGGTGGTTCGCCGACACCGACGGCGACGAATTCGGCCAGTGGATGGTCGAACCGTTCAGCGGGCGGGCGCCCGCTGAGGAGGCGCAGCAGGCCTTGCCGGGGGTGCACGACGGCTACCCGGCAGGCTTGGAGATCGGAACTGACGTGGTCGCCTCCGCCACGGCGACCGACGACGGCACCACGATCTGGGTGAGCCGAGGCGTCCAGGGCGACCGCGGCAGCGCGGCCGTCGTCTACCAGAGCGAGCACGACGCAGGTGCCGCCGCGCTGTCCTACGACGAGACGCTGCTCGCGATCTCGCATTCCGAGCACGGCGACTCCCGGCATCCGGCGCTGCGGGTGCTGCGGCTGGGCGACGGATCCGAGGCGGGCGACAGCACGGTTCTGGCCGAGAAGTGGGACGGCGAGGGCAAGGGACTGGACGCGATCGTGTTCTCGCCGATCTCCGGTGATCAGCGGCTGCTCGTGTCGCACGAACGGCGCGGCAGGCCCGAGCTGCTGATCTGGGATCTCGACACCGACACCGAGTCGGAGCTGCGGCTGGACCTGCCCGGCGAACTCTCCGCGGACTGGTACCCCGACGGCCGCTCGCTGCTCATCTCACATCAGTACCGGGCGCGCGGCGAGTTGTACCGCTACGACATCGCCGACGCGACGCTGACCCGGCTGAACACCCGACCGGGCACGGTCGGCTCCGCTGCCGTGCGCCCCGACGGAACGGTCGAGTACGGCTGGTCCAGCTCCCACTCTCCCTCCGTGGTGCGTGCGTTGTTCACCGACGGCACCGACCAGGTGGTCCTGACACCTCCCGGCGAGCCCGCGCCGCCGTCGGTGGCCTTGACCGACGCGTTCGTGCCCGGCCCCGGCGGCGAGATCCACGCACTGGTGACCCGCCCCGCCGACGCGCCGGACGGGCCGCTCCCGACGTTGTTCAGCCTGCACGGCGGGCCGCACGCCGAGGACGAGGACCGGTTCTCCGCGAACCGGGCGCTCTGGGTCGACGCGGGGTTCGCGGTGGTGCACGTGAACTATCGGGGCTCGACCGGGTACGGGTCCGAGTGGCGGGACGCCATCGAGGGCAGGCCCGGTCTCACCGAGCTGGAGGACGTCGCGGCGGTCCACGACTGGGCGGTGCGCACCGGGCTGGCCGACCCGGAGAAGTGCGTGGTGGAGGGCGGTTCCTGGGGCGGCTACCTCACGCTGCTCGCGCTGGGCACGCAGCCGGAGCGCTGGGCGGCAGGCGTGTCGGCAGTCCCCGTCGCCGACTACCTGGCGGCCTATGAGGACGAGATGGAGCCGCTGCGCGCCTTCGACCGGGCGCTGTTCGGCGGGTCACCCACCGAGGTGCCCGACCGGTATCAGGAGTGCTCGCCGCTGACCTATGTGGACGCAGTTCGCGCTCCGGTGCTGGTGCTGGCGGGCGAGAACGACCCGCGCTGCCCGATCCGTCAGATCGACAATTACCTCGACCGGCTGGCGCAGCGCGGTGTGCCCTACGAGGTGTACCGCTTCGATGCGGGCCACGGATCGCTGGTCGTGGCGGAGTCGTTGCGGCAATGGGTCGCCGAGGTGCACTTCGCCCGGCGGGCCCTCGGCCTGGCCTCTCCGGTCGCCTGA